TAGTTGTTTTGATATTTTACGGGCAACTTCTTGCTGTTCTTTAGGATTATTCTTATCAATTGCTTGAGCTACTAATAGATAGGAGCTATATCGATTTACCCAATGCACTTTTAGACTATCTTCATGTCTATAAGCACAAAGCTTTAATTCTTGAAAATCACGACTATTAATAAAATTTTCTAACCAAAACTTTAAGGTATTGATTCTAATAAATTTATGATTTTTCCGAATCGGCTTATAATTGTCAAATAAATCAACTAGTTCTTGAATATATTTGTATTTTCTATTACTTTCCCAATTGTTGACAAGGATATAGCAACAGCGTTTCAAGGTATTACGAAAATCTTGTTCATTTGTCTTGATAAAAAATTCATAAATTCCTGGTACAGAATCAGCGATAGCAGAATCTAAGCAATCAAGAAAGATTTTTCTAAATTCTCGCAAAACATCTTCCGGAGAGCATTTTTGTACAAGCTCTAGCAGAAAATTATAAATACTTTCCTGGGTAAGATGCACGTTCCACTCTGTTGTATGAGATGTTCTGATATATTGATTAACTGGGTTTGTTATTAAGCTATTTGTGGTCATTATAGTAATGAAGACCAAAAATTCCTTTATTTATATTGTTACACCTTAATTTGAGTAATCAAGGGTATCCATCTACTCTTTATCAATTTCTCTCTACTTTTTACATAAAATTGATAAACCTTCTCTGTAGTGATACGAGTTTAGTGTTCAGGATTTCTGCTTATGGAATAAATACTTGAAAGCTTAATGAAAATATACTTTATGGAAAGTAAAATCGGATATACGTGTGATTTGTGGGAAAAAATATCCCATAAGTCTCATATTTAGTCGTTTGAATCTTGCGGTTTGAGTTGGGTATGTTCCCATTCTAGAAAACGATTTTCAAGTATGCTCACCAGTCGCAACCAAAACAAGAGAGTCAGTAATATTACTGCCCCTTGATAAAAGTTTACCAAAGGTAGAGTGATTTACTGACTCTTGTGATTAATATACGATTTGTTTTACAGTGGGGGTGGAGGGACTTGAACCCTCACGACCGTTTAAGGTCAACGGATTTTCATTCTCCCGTAACTTTCGCTACTGCCTGATGTTAAACATTTTAGGCTTTGAGAATTGGACTCTCTCTTTACCCTCGCCTTGACGTTAGGGTAGCTCCCGTCGAGTCTCTGCACCTTCCTAAATTTAGGTAAAAAGTAGAAGGCAACATTGTTTAGTTTACCTTTTGCTTTTTGCCTGACTTTAGGCTTGGCTCAGGATTGCCTTGTCTGTAATCAGATTTAGGTTTCCCTGAGTTTGAGAGCGGTCACTTACCGGATTTCTCTAGTAAGGCTCAATTGCTTAAGTCCGTAGCGTCTGCCATTCCGCCACACCCCCAAATGATTGGGGTCACTGTTTTGGGTGGAACTTAAAATTTCCACTTTAACTATTTCAGCATTAAATGCGGATTTTGTCCAACAATTTTGCAATTTTTTTGAAATTTCTTTTCACGGGCGGTCAAAACTACTAAAGAATACAATCCGAAAATGGTCACAGGGGAAGAACGGATGGATTCTCACGTCATTACTTAGGTGATTTGATGCTGATGGGAGAATTTTCTTGAGTGATAAATTGTTAAGTTTTGTTAAGCTGGCTATATATAAGGATACTTACCCTGAGGTAGATACACAACTGTTGGCGATATATGTTACTTTCTTTAATCAAGTAGAGTAAGTCAGCCTAATCTAACGAATCTTTGGAATCTCGTTAGAGCGGAGGAACCACCCTGTGGGGCGAATCTTGGGAAAGTTGAAGGTAAAAAGCATCCTCATTACTTCCTAAGAGGGGCATCTCTCAGCCCTAGCCCGTCAGCTAACTTCGTAGGCATTGAGGGAGACTGAAGAGGCAGCATTTTCTGCAAACCTCATCAGTATTCCTGGTTGGTACTGCTCGGATTTTGTACCTGCGATGAATCGAGGTTACCTGATGATATTGCAATTAAATTTAGCTGCGATCGCCGCAGTTGCTAGTCAAGCTGCATGGAAACGTGCCAAGCCGATTGTTTTGCGAGATGTATTCTTGCTGCCTTTAGCAGGATTTGCTGGCATACTTGCTTTGTGGTGGTTAGTGGCAACCTTTCTCACCGATTTGATGCCCACACCAGCAGAGGCATTAATTGCCAATCTTGACTATATTCTCCACCCCTTCTATCGCCGTGGTCCAGGGGATTTAGGTTTGGGTTGGTTATTACTGGCGAGTTTAAGACGAGTATTAATTGGTTTTTCTTTGGGTGCATTGGTTGCCATACCTGTGGGATTTTTAATTGGGATGTCTCGGGTGGCGATGTTAACTCTCAACCCAATTATTCAGATATTTAAGCCAGTGTCACCCTTAGCTTGGCTGCCGATTTCTTTGGCAATCTTTAATCTGGCAGATCCTTCCGCAATATTTGTAATTTTCATTACTTCCCTATGGGCAACTATCATCAACACAGCCCTAGGTGTATCTAGTGTTCCCAAGGATTACCTAGATGTGGCAAAAGTCTTAGAAATGCCACGATGGCGACAAATCATCAAAATAATTTTGCCTGCAAGTTTGCCTTACATTTTTACTGGATTACGCATTAGTTTAGGTATTGCCTGGTTGGTAATTGTCGCTGTAGAAATGTTGACAGGTGGTATAGGTATTGGCTTCTTTGTTTGGGATGAATGGAGTCGCCTGAATTTGAGTTCAGTGTTCTTAGCTGTTTTGGTAATTGGTTTGACTGGATTAATTTTGGATTACGCCGTTGGCAAAATTCAAAATCTTGTCACCCATCGCCCCATATCTGCTAATTAGCAATTCGTTAAGAAATATTTTGTGTTCCCGTCTGTTCCCTGTGTGTATCCTTTTTAACTTACAACTTCGCGGTTGAGCAGATAATTTAGTGGAGTTGAAGCAATGAATAGTAGTAAAAATCTCTGGAAGCGAAGAGTCTTTCTTCAGACTATGGGAGCAACTGCCGCAGGTATGACTTTAAGTTCCTGTGGAATTAATGCCAATCGCGCTCCCCAAAAATTATCTTCAGCAGCGTTGGCAATAGAACCTGTAGTTGATGCTAAGAGCTTAGAAAAACCAGATTTGACTATTGGCTATGTACCAGTTAATGATTGCGCTCCCTTGGCGATCGCCTGGGAAAAAGGTTTTTTCCGTAAGTATGGTTTGAATGTCACTCTCAGTCGAGAAGCAAGTTGGGGTACTTCCCGTGATGGCATCATCTTTGGACGTTTAGACGCTTCTCCCGTAGTCTGTGGTGCGGTGACAAATGCGAGAACCGGAGCGGAAGGAGCGCGTCATGCTCCCCTGTGTGCAGCAATGACAATTCACCGCCATGGTAATGCTTTGACGATGAATCGGGCAATGTGGGAGTCTGGTTTACGTCCTTGGCAAGAATATCAGGGTGATTTAGAAAGATTTGGACAGGATTTTCGCCGCTATTTTGATAGTTTAGCTCCGGAAAAACGGGTATGGGCGGTAGTCCTAAGTTCGGCAATTTACGAATATTTTATTCGTTATTTAGCGGCGGCGGCTGGTGTTCGTCCAGATAAAGAATTTCGCATAATTATTATTCCTCCACCCCAAATGGTTGTGAATATGCGAATTGGAGCAATGCAAGGTTACATGGTAGCAGAACCTTGGAATACAAGGGCAATTTCTGGTAATGAAAATATTGGTTTTACCTTTGCCCAAGGTAGGGAAATTTGGCAAGGACACCCAGATAGATTATTAGCTGTCATGGAATCCTTTATTGATAAATACCCTCGTACCTATCGTTCTTTGGTGAAGGCAATGATTGAAGCCTGCCAATATTGTAGTCAACCAGAAAATCGAGAAGAAGTAGCACAACTTTTGACTAATAAATCTTTCACTGGTGCCAAACTGAAATTGACTCGTCCTGGAATTGTAGGTGAATACAATTATGGTGGTTTTGATAATCGCTCCAGAGTAGTGAAATCATTAGACACGACAGTTTTCTACGATTTACCAGAAAATATCAAAAAAGTAGCGAATGACCATTCTACCTTTCTTTGGCAATCGGAAAGCCTATGGTTAATGACACAAGCAACTCGTTGGGGACAATTGCCTGAATTCCCGAAAAATGCAGAGGAATTAGCCAGGAAAGCTTGGCGAACAGATTTGTATCGAGAGATTGCTGGGGAAATGGGTATTTCCTGTCCCAAGGAAGATTATAAAGTTGAAGTCGCTGAGGCATTTATAGATAAAAAAGCCTTTGATCCCAGTGACCCCATAGGCTATCTCAAAAGTTTTGAGATTCGCGCTCAGTCTCCGCAAAAATTCTTTTTATCCTGAAACCTAATCTGTAAGTGTTTTTATTTCTAGAAAGGCTACACAACTAAATATAAATTCACCAAATGATGATGTTTGGTGTTTTTATCAATAACTACAAATCATTAACCATTGATTACAGGAGTTATGAGCTATGAAGTCAGCACTTCTCCCTAAAGACGACCATAATCTCAATTTACCCAATACAGAATTTCTCGAAATTAAGAACTTATACAAATTTTATCCTAAGTCAAATGGCAGTAAATCTGTCGTTTTAGATGACATCAATCTCTCAATTGGAGAGAATGAATTTATTTCGATAATTGGTCATTCTGGTTGTGGTAAATCAACTTTAATTAAGATTGTTGCTGGTTTAGAAACAGCTTCCAGTGGAGCAGTATATTTAGAGGGAAAAGAAATTCGCAAACCTGGGGCAGAAAGGATGATGGTTTTTCAAAACTATTCACTTTTGCCTTGGTTAACTGTGCGAGAAAATATCCGCTTGGCAGTGGATGAAGTTCTCAGAAATGCGACAAGAGCGGAGAAAGTCGGTCTTGTAAATGAGCATCTAGCAATGGTAAATTTGACTGCGGCTGCGGATAAATATCCCGATGAGATTTCTGGGGGGATGAAACAGCGTGTAGGAATTGCTAGAGCGTTAGCTATTCGCCCAAAAATGTTATTGATGGATGAACCTTTTGGTGCTTTAGATGCTTTAACCAGAGGTAAATTACAGCGTCAGGTATTAGATATTTGGGAGAACCATCGACAAGCGGTGATGATGATTACCCATGATGTCGATGAGGCAATTTATATGAGCGATCGCATCATCTTAATGACTAATGGTCCTGCTGCTAAAATTGGAGAAATTCTGGAAGTTCCCTTCTCCCATCCTCGGAATCGTGCTGAGATGCGTAACTCGAAAGCATATTACGAACTCCGCAATCATGCCTTGAATTTTCTGGATAAGTATTTTACGACTGACGAATAAATCCAGGAGTAAACAGTTTTCCTCATGCTCTATTTTTGCCGCCTATATACATAGGTGGTTTTTTTATTCTAATATGCAACAGAACCGTTATGAGTATTCGGGGCTAAATTATGGAAAACTGGCAAGCTATTGTAAGCGTCGTCACCTTTGCGAGTGTCATTTTCCTAATCATGACAGAGTGGATACATTTGACGATCGCCACTCTCTTGGGAGCTTTAATATTGGTATTTGCCAATGTTATGTCTTTACAAGACGCAATAGGTTATATCGGCAAAAGTCATGGTACTTTGGGCTTATTCTTTGGTGTTATGGTTCTAGTTCGTGCTTTTGAACCGACAAAAATCTTTGAGTATTTAGCCACCCAGATTGTCATTTTAGCCAAAGGTCAAGGGAAACGGTTATTACTGGGAATTGTGGCAATTACAACTCCAATTTGTGCTGTTTTACCGAATGCAACAACGGTAATGTTGATTGCTCCTTTGATTCCACCGATGGCTGAGGAAGTCGGGGTGAATTTTGTGCCTTTATTAATTCTATTGGTATTTGTTGCTAATAGTGCGGGTTTATTAACTATTGTGGGAGATCCCGCTACTTATATCGTCGGGGATGCGGTGAATCTTAGCTTTACAGATTATCTAGAGCGTTTGAGTTTAGGAGGGGCGATCGCAGTTTTAACTGTTGTGTTAACTCTACCCTTTTTATTCCGCAAAATCTGGAATACCAAATTAGATAATCTCACTGATTTACCCCATCCACAAATTAATCATCCCCGTGTTTTAGCTCTAGGGGGATTACTGATTGCCTTTGTTTTACTATTCTTTGTAATTGGGGAATCTTTACCCGTTCCTGTCTCTCCAGCAGCAGTAGCTTTATTAGGAGCAGCTTTAGCTTTACTATTGTCTCATCACAGTAAAATTGACACGGTGAATAATATTTTACGGGATGTAGATTGGAGTACTCTGATATTTTTCATGAGTATATTTGTCTTAATTGGAGGTTTGGAAAAAACTGGGGTAATTAATTCTCTTTCTGGAGTTTTAGCAGTAGCTTTAGGAAAGAATATTTTCCTTGGTTCCTTGGTTTTAGTTTTTTTAGTTGGTATTTTGTCCAGCGTTGTTCCAAATATCCCTTTAGTTGTGGCAATGGTTCCCCTACTCAAACAATATGTGGTGAATGTAGGTTTAGCCCCTGAGGCAATTTTGGCTGCTGATTTTCAAGGACAATATCCTCCAGAAGTTTTACCATTATTTTATGCGATGATGTTTGGTGCAACTTTGGGAGGGAACGGAACTCTTATCGGTGCTTCATCAAATATTGTGGCAGCTGGTGTTGCTGAACAACATGGACGCAGAATTACTTTTAAAACCTTTCTACATTACGGCATTCCTGTGATGTTACTACAATTGCTAATGTCAGCAATTTATGTCTCGGTGAGGTTCTTATTTTGAACCAAGTTTTAATTGGGAAATGGGGTAAATTTTTTGAATGGTGGTAGCCACAGATTTATCACAATTCCCAATTACATGAAATCTCATTCCCTAACTATTGACTAGATAATTTTTCACCTTGTACTTGATTTTCTATATTCGCCAGTTGCGTCTCCAGAGGAAAAAATCATCCAAATATTCTTCTAGAATTAAATTACTATTTAACTTCCTCTGTTGCCATTCCTGCACCAAATTATCTAGGATTTCCATACCTGTTATGGATGCATAATCTTGTAATTTTTGAATTTTAATACCTTTGCTCATACACAGAGCGATGATATTAATTAATTCCCTTGTTTGATTGCCAATTATCGCAGCTCCTAAAATTTCACCGTTGCGGTGGAGAATTAATTTACATAAACCTATAATATTATCGTTGATGTGGGCAGAAAGGGTATTTTTAAAATATTGTTTCAGAATAATAATATTTTTCTCAGAATATTGACGTTTTGCCTGAAATTCTATTAAACCAATTTGTCCTACCATGGGTTGAGTTGATAATGACCAAGGAATAGGATGATAATTAACTTTTTTTATGGGAAAAAATAAGGCATTCTCTACAGCAATTTTTGCTTCATAGTTGGCGATATTTTGCAGATTATAACCACCAATAACATCTCCACAGGCATAAATATGAGGATTGGTTGTTTGTAATTTATCGTTAACTAAGAGACGATTTTGATGCCACTTGACACCGACGCTAGGTAAATTGAGTGTATCTATATTTGCTTGTCGAGATGTGGCAATGACAATCTCATCGGTTTCTATAGCTTTATCTCCAGCTTGTAGCCACTTTTTTTGGTCAATAATTCTCACCTGGGTGACTTCTGTATTGGTGAGTAGTCTAATTCCTTCTGCTTCTAATTGTGCTTGGAGAATTCGAGAGATTTCTGCATCAATTGCAGGTAGAATTTGACCATATTTAACAATTAAAGTGACTTGGCAACCAAGACGAGATAATACTTGGGAAATTTCAATACTATCAAGAGTCCCCCCTAAAATTACCCAATCTTTTGGTAGTTGGGAGTCTCGCAAATAATGCCAAATATTAGATGTGGTAACTTGAGGAATATCTGGAGAGATATGAATATCTGAAAATGTAGGTATGGAACCACTGGCAATGAGATATTTTCGCCCTTTGATATTACGATGGTTGACACTGAGGCTTAAGTCTGGTGCATCTTGAAAATGACCACTACCAAAGATGATATCGACTCCCGGCGTGGATAAAATTTTCTGTAAGCTGTGGTGTTTTTTTTGGGCGATCGCCACATCCACATATAGTTTGATTTCTTGCCAAGTTTGCTGATAATCCTGATTATTGTTATCTGCTTTGACTTTATCTAAGAAAGATAAACTATTTTGAATAACTTGATGAAAAATATCATAGTCAAAATAACTTTGATGCTGTTCTGGTTCAATTAAAGCAACTCTGGCTCTGGATTGACTAGCAATCAGAGCTGCATAATGGGCTGTGGAAGTCCCGCCAATAATCACAAGATCGTAATCAAGAGTCAAGTTGCTTTGCTCCAATTCAAAATTCAAAAAAGGTCATGGATTTTAGTAATAGATTGTGGTGTCTTAAAAAGGCGATTTTTTCTAATTTTCTCGGAGTTATCAGCCATTATCCATGAGCTAAAATTTCACGTAATCCTGTGAGTAGTTGTTGATTTTCCCCAGAGGTACGCACCGCGACTCGAAAATAATTTTCTCCGAGTTCAGGGAAACTCAAGCAGTCACGAACTAGTATTTGGTGATGCTTGAGCAGTCTTTGTTGAATTATTAAACCTGATTGTTGCGATCGCACCAGTAAAAAGTTAGCTGCACCGGGTAAGGGACACAAACCTGGGATTACTGCTAGACCTTGAAATAATTCTTCACGAGCAGTTTTGAGCCATGTCCAGGTTTGCTGTTGAAATTCTTGATCAGCAAGGGCGGCGATCGCGGCTGCCTGTGCCAAGGTATTTACTGACCAAGGATCGCGCCAAGATTGCCATTTCTGTAGACGTTCGGGATGGGCGATCGCATAACCAATTCGCAATCCCGGCAGACTGTAAAACTTAGTTAGCGATCGCAGAATCACCAAATTCGGATGTTCTGGGACTACATCTATCAAGCTTTGCTGCTGATTTGGCTCTAGAAAGTCCATGAACGCTTCGTCCACTACGACTAAAGCAAATTTCTCTAGATAAGGCAAAATTGCGTCCTGTGCCCAAATAAACCCCGTAGGATTGTGAGGGTTATTGAGCAGTATTCCTGAGGATTGGGTAACGAGTGGTGAAAGGGAAGACAGCAGAGAGGGGAAATTACATACCCAAATATTCTTGTCTTCCCCTATTCCTCGTTTCTCCTGGGTAGGTGCGATATCAGGATTGAGCAGAGGAAACTCCAACACTTTAGCGTCGTATGCCGCTAGCGATCGCTTGTAATCGCCAAAGGCTGGAGTTATTAACACAGTGGAATGCAGTGTAGCTAGTTCCCTACCAGCCAAAGTCAATAATTCTGCCGAACCGTTACCCGGCAAAATCCACTCCGTTGGTAGGTGATGAAACTCACTCAGCACCTGCTTCAGGTGGCGATAGTCAGGATCGGGATAGTGCCGTAAATTACCCAATTGGCTAGCGATCGCCGCCAAAACACTACTAGGTGGTCCCAGGGGGCTAATACTGGCGGAGAAATCCACAATCGACTCACTCGGACATCCGGCGATCGCCGATGCCCAAGCTAAATTACCACCGTGTGCAGGATGCTGCATCAAAAAATAGTTCCCAGAAAAACTAGATTCTAAGCTTTTGGGGGTGCTACCCGTTCTCTAAACTGCTTACCCGCAGAGAAGGCAGGAACCTTAGTTGCAGGAATTTCCATTTTTTCATTGGTTTTGGGGTTGCGCCCTTCCCGGGCTTTACGTTCCCGTGATTCAAAGGAACCAAAACCGACTAGTGTCACCTTGTCACCAGAAGAAACCGCTTCAACTATTGTTTCTAAAGCCGCAGTTAATACCGCATCAGCTTGTTTTTTAGTTACACTCGCCTTTTCTGCTACTGCATCAACTAATTCACCTTTATTCATGTCAAACTCCTTAAGTTTTATTTTTGAGATTGTGTACAGATGCACCCTAAGGTATCACTACTTAAATCCCTGTTTAGAGATTTACCAAAATCGCCTTTGAAAGTACTTATGCTTAAAAACGCTGCAACTCCCATCGGTTCGACTTTTCAATGAATCATTCTAAAGTGTCTGAGCCAGAAGTGAACAGGTGAAACCATTAATTTATATAGATTTGGGCATTTTTTTTGTTAAAAAGGGCATTGTTACACTAAAAACCTGCCTTTTGGTAGGGAAAAATACTTAGTGAAAACCCCCGTCATGGGGAATACATGATTGGGTAATGGGTGATGGGAAAAAGCTTATTCTCTATCCTCTATCGCCTATTTCCTATTCTCTATTCCCTAAAAATACATCTACCATTACTTCCTACTGATGCATAAAAGTCATAGATTTTTACTCACAGCCCTGATTACGTTAATTTTCGTAACAAGTAACCTGTTTTCTCCTCTTTCCACAGTTGCTACCTCTGTAGGTAAGGAAACCCTGACAATGCTGACTTCCCCTGACTACCCACCCTTTGAGTATTACGACACAACGGGGGGAGAAAGAAAAATTGTTGGCTTTGATATCGATATTGCCAATTACATTGCCAAGGAACTAGGGGTTAAGCTCCAAATCATGGAATCGGACTTTAGCGGTTTAATTCCAGCGCTACAAGCGAATCGTGCCGATTTTGTCATGGCAAGTATGAATCCGACTCCAGAGCGGCAGAGCAATGTGGATTTTTCAGTGATTTATTACGAGGGTAAAAATACAATCGTTTCTGCCAAAAACAGTAAAATCACCAGCTTGGAAAATCTGGCAGGGAAAACGGTGGGGGTGCAACTAGGAACTACCCAGGAGCAGAAAGTTAAAAAGTTGGCAGAAAAAATCCCAGGAATGCAAGTAAAGCTACTGGGTAAAGCGCCGGATATGATTCAAGAAATTAAGGCTAGACGGATTGATGCCGCGATTTTAGGAGATTCCGTTGCCAATGGTTTTACCCAATCCAATCCTGAGCTAGAGTTTCATATTTTACCGAGTGATGAGCCTGGTGGTGGTTCGGCGATCGCCTTTCCCAAAGGTTCTAATCTTGTCAAACCCTTCAACCAAGTCTTACAAAAAATGCTGGATGGGGGAGAAATCACCAAACTGGAAAAGAAATGGTTTTCTCTGAGTATTCCCACCACCACCCAACCCGTGAAAAAGGGCTTAAATATTGACTTAACCCGAATTATTCCTGATATACCCTTTATCCTTCAGGGTATTCCCGTTAGTTTGATGTTTACCCTGTTATCCCTGGTTCTGGGCTTAATCTGGGGTACAGCCCTATCATTGTGTAAAATCACAGACATCAAGCCCTTAAGGTGGTTTGCCAACGCTTATACATCGGTATTTCGTGGTACACCCATGCTCTTACAGTTAGCTTTGGTTTATTACGCTACACCCCAGTTAACCGGGTATGATATTTCCGCTTTGCAAGCTGGTGTATTCACTTTTACCTTGAATTCTGGCGCATATATGTCAGAAACCATTAGAGGAGGTATCCAAGCTGTAGATAAAGGGCAAGCAGAAGCCGCACTTTCCATGGGTATTCCCTATGGTTTGATGATGTGGGATGTGATTTTGCCCCAAGCTTTGAAAAATATTCTCCCTGCTTTGGTAAATGAAACCATTGGTTTATTGAAAGATTCGGCTTTGGTTTCTACCGTGGGAGTTGTAGAAATTCTCCGTAGTGCCCAAATTGTCGGTTCAAATAAGTATATTTACTTTGAGCCGTTATTATTTGCTGGACTAATTTATTACGTTTTAGTCATGGCTTTAACTTTCACCGCCTCAACTTTGGAAAAAAGATTACGTAAAAGTGAGTAGTAATAAATACTCAAAATATAAACTTTTCTCAAAAGTCCAGATCTAACCATCACCTATTTTCCCCTTATCAATTACCCATGAACAACGTAGTTATTCGTACAGACAATCTCTGTAAATCCTTCGGGAGTCTGGATGTGCTCAAAGAGATTTCCACGGAAATTTATCAGGGTGAAGTTGTAGCAATCCTTGGTCCGAGCGGCTCCGGTAAATCGACTTTTCTGCGGTGTATGAATTTACTAGAGCGTCCGACAAAAGGCAAAGTATACTTCAATACCCAAGATATTACCCAGCCCCAGGTGAATATTTCCCAGATTCGTCAGCACCTAGTTATGGTGTTTCAGCACTTTAATCTGTTTCCCCACATGACGGTGTTACAAAATGTTACCTATGCGCCGATAAAAGTCAAAGGGGTGCAGAAAGAAAAAGCTTGGCAACGAGGGATGGAATTATTAGACAAGGTGGGTTTAGGCGAAAAAGCTGATGTTTTTCCAGCCAAATTATCAGGAGGGCAAAAACAACGGGTAGCGATCGCCCGTGCCTTGGCAATGGAACCAGAAATGATATTATTCGATGAGCCAACCTCTGCTCTGGATCCAGAAATGGTGAAAGAAGTTTTAATGGTAATGAAAGAATTAGCCCAGACAGGAATCACCATGGCGATCGTCACCCATGAAATGGGATTTGCGCGGGAAGTCGCCAGTCGGATTATGTTCCTAGATCAAGGTAGGCTAGCAGAAGATAGCACCCCCAAGGAATTTTTCCATCATCCTCGTAGCGATCGCGCTCAACAGTTTTTAGAAAAGATGCTGTAGGAAAAGACTTTTTCCCTGGCGATCGCAAAAACTTTATCTGATTATCACTACCAACGGGAATTATTTTGGTAGAATTACGGAAAGCAAACATGATTGTTTGCTCCTCACACCACACCGAACTCTCTTGTGATACAAAAGCAAGGGAGTTTTTCTTATTCAGAATTTTGAGTACCTAACTCTGCCAAAAATCCGTGACATCGTACCCTAAATCCGTCAACATTTGTCGCAGTAGGGGCAAACTCAAACCAATGACATTACTGTGGCATCCATCGATTTTTTCGACAAATAACCCCCCTTTCCCTTCCAGAGCAAAACATCCGGCACATTTTAGGGGTTCAGCAGTGGCAACGTAGGCAGAAATGGCGCGATCGCTCATGGGAGCAAAATAAACCCTAGTAACTTGACACTTGACTAAGACTTGATTTTTGCGATTATCAATCAATGCATGACCAGTATACAAGTCCCCATAATGACCTTGCATAATTTGCCAGCGTTGTTTTGCTTCCTCTGGATTTTCTGGTTTCCCATAAATTTCACCATTAACTGCCAAAACAGAATCACAACCCAAGATTAAATCATCAGGAAATTGTGAACAGACAGTTTCTGCTTTTTTCTGTGCCAAAACCTGCACTAATTCCCCAGCATCAATAAGTGTGATTTGCGACTCATCAAAATCACTGACACAAACTACTGGTTCAATCCCCGCAGTTTGCAACAATCGACGACGAGCAGGAGAAGCAGAAGCAAGAACAAATTTTGGAATACTCATGCTACTGATGTGTAATTCGTAATACTCAATTTCCCAACACTGATACTTTAGTAAACTGCAAAGGAATCAATAGTCTCTTCAAGCATCGATTTGACTTTTTGCCAGCGTCGCTCAGAAACCGAAGCATTAA
The Calothrix sp. 336/3 DNA segment above includes these coding regions:
- the cobD gene encoding threonine-phosphate decarboxylase CobD, with the protein product MQHPAHGGNLAWASAIAGCPSESIVDFSASISPLGPPSSVLAAIASQLGNLRHYPDPDYRHLKQVLSEFHHLPTEWILPGNGSAELLTLAGRELATLHSTVLITPAFGDYKRSLAAYDAKVLEFPLLNPDIAPTQEKRGIGEDKNIWVCNFPSLLSSLSPLVTQSSGILLNNPHNPTGFIWAQDAILPYLEKFALVVVDEAFMDFLEPNQQQSLIDVVPEHPNLVILRSLTKFYSLPGLRIGYAIAHPERLQKWQSWRDPWSVNTLAQAAAIAALADQEFQQQTWTWLKTAREELFQGLAVIPGLCPLPGAANFLLVRSQQSGLIIQQRLLKHHQILVRDCLSFPELGENYFRVAVRTSGENQQLLTGLREILAHG
- a CDS encoding HU family DNA-binding protein, with protein sequence MNKGELVDAVAEKASVTKKQADAVLTAALETIVEAVSSGDKVTLVGFGSFESRERKAREGRNPKTNEKMEIPATKVPAFSAGKQFRERVAPPKA
- a CDS encoding ABC transporter substrate-binding protein/permease; protein product: MHKSHRFLLTALITLIFVTSNLFSPLSTVATSVGKETLTMLTSPDYPPFEYYDTTGGERKIVGFDIDIANYIAKELGVKLQIMESDFSGLIPALQANRADFVMASMNPTPERQSNVDFSVIYYEGKNTIVSAKNSKITSLENLAGKTVGVQLGTTQEQKVKKLAEKIPGMQVKLLGKAPDMIQEIKARRIDAAILGDSVANGFTQSNPELEFHILPSDEPGGGSAIAFPKGSNLVKPFNQVLQKMLDGGEITKLEKKWFSLSIPTTTQPVKKGLNIDLTRIIPDIPFILQGIPVSLMFTLLSLVLGLIWGTALSLCKITDIKPLRWFANAYTSVFRGTPMLLQLALVYYATPQLTGYDISALQAGVFTFTLNSGAYMSETIRGGIQAVDKGQAEAALSMGIPYGLMMWDVILPQALKNILPALVNETIGLLKDSALVSTVGVVEILRSAQIVGSNKYIYFEPLLFAGLIYYVLVMALTFTASTLEKRLRKSE
- a CDS encoding amino acid ABC transporter ATP-binding protein; the protein is MNNVVIRTDNLCKSFGSLDVLKEISTEIYQGEVVAILGPSGSGKSTFLRCMNLLERPTKGKVYFNTQDITQPQVNISQIRQHLVMVFQHFNLFPHMTVLQNVTYAPIKVKGVQKEKAWQRGMELLDKVGLGEKADVFPAKLSGGQKQRVAIARALAMEPEMILFDEPTSALDPEMVKEVLMVMKELAQTGITMAIVTHEMGFAREVASRIMFLDQGRLAEDSTPKEFFHHPRSDRAQQFLEKML
- a CDS encoding nucleoside triphosphate pyrophosphatase, whose amino-acid sequence is MSIPKFVLASASPARRRLLQTAGIEPVVCVSDFDESQITLIDAGELVQVLAQKKAETVCSQFPDDLILGCDSVLAVNGEIYGKPENPEEAKQRWQIMQGHYGDLYTGHALIDNRKNQVLVKCQVTRVYFAPMSDRAISAYVATAEPLKCAGCFALEGKGGLFVEKIDGCHSNVIGLSLPLLRQMLTDLGYDVTDFWQS